From a region of the Vidua macroura isolate BioBank_ID:100142 chromosome 3, ASM2450914v1, whole genome shotgun sequence genome:
- the KCNG3 gene encoding potassium voltage-gated channel subfamily G member 3 isoform X2 yields MNFGRGPSVVLNVGGTRYSFSREVLKDFPLRRVSRLHGCLSEQDVLEVCDDYDRERNEYFFDRHSEAFGFIMLYVRHGHLRFVPHMCELSFYNEMIYWGLEGSHLDYCCQRRLDDRMSETYTYYAAEEPNGGPEGKGRRPPGAEGRKWLERMRRTFEEPTSSVAAQVLATVSILFVIVSMVVLCASTLPEWRAPENRSVEEQSRIIEAICIGWFTAECIVRFIVSKNKCEFVRRPLNIIDLLAITPYYISVLMTVFTGENSQLQRAGVTLRVLRMMRIFWVIKLARHFIGLQTLGLTLKRCYREMVMLLVFICVAMAIFSALSQLLENGLDLGTKNKDYASIPAACWWVIISMTTVGYGDMCPITVPGRILGGICVVSGIVLLALPITFIYHSFVQCYHELKFRSARYSRSLSAEFLN; encoded by the exons ATGAACTTTGGCCGCGGTCCCTCGGTGGTGTTGAACGTCGGGGGCACCCGGTACTCCTTCTCCCGGGAGGTGCTGAAGGATTTCCCGCTGCGCCGGGTGAGCCGCCTGCACGGCTGCCTCTCGGAGCAGGACGTTCTGGAGGTGTGCGACGACTACGACCGGGAACGGAACGAGTACTTCTTCGACAGGCACTCGGAGGCCTTCGGCTTCATCATGCTGTACGTCCGGCACGGCCACCTGCGCTTCGTGCCGCACATGTGCGAGCTCTCCTTCTACAACGAGATGATCTACTGGGGGCTGGAAGGCTCCCACCTCGACTACTGCTGCCAGCGCCGCCTCGACGACCGCATGTCCGAGACGTACACCTACTACGCGGCGGAGGAGCCGAATGGTGGCCCCGAGGGCAAGGGCCGGCGGCCACCGGGAGCCGAGGGCAGGAAGTGGCTcgagaggatgaggaggactTTTGAGGAGCCCACGTCTTCCGTGGCCGCCCAGGTCCTGGCCACCGTCTCCATCCTTTTCGTCATTGTGTCCATGGTGGTGCTGTGCGCCAGCACCCTGCCCGAGTGGCGGGCGCCGGAGAATCGCAGcgtggaggagcagagcag GATAATTGAAGCTATCTGCATAGGCTGGTTCACTGCAGAATGTATTGTGAGGTTCATCGTCTCCAAAAACAAGTGTGAGTTTGTCAGAAGACCTCTCAACATCATTGATTTGCTGGCAATTACTCCTTACTACATCTCTGTTCTAATGACAGTTTTCACAGGGGAAAATTCACAGCTTCAGAGGGCTGGAGTCACCTTGAGGGTCTTAAGAATGATGAGAATCTTTTGGGTGATTAAACTGGCCCGTCATTTCATTGGCCTTCAAACACTTGGTCTGACTCTGAAGCGTTGTTACAGAGAGATGGTGATGCTACTTGTCTTTATCTGTGTTGCTATGGCAATTTTCAGTGCACTTTCACAGCTTCTTGAAAATGGGCTGGACTTGGGAACAAAGAATAAGGATTATgccagcattcctgctgcttGTTGGTGGGTGATCATCTCGATGACCACAGTTGGTTACGGTGACATGTGTCCCATCACTGTACCAGGAAGGATTCTTGGAGGAATTTGTGTGGTTAGTGGCATCGTTTTATTAGCCCTGCCAATCACTTTCATTTATCACAGCTTTGTGCAATGCTACCATGAGCTCAAGTTCCGATCTGCTAGGTACAGTAGAAGCCTCTCTGCTGAATTCTTAAATTGA
- the KCNG3 gene encoding potassium voltage-gated channel subfamily G member 3 isoform X1 — protein sequence MNFGRGPSVVLNVGGTRYSFSREVLKDFPLRRVSRLHGCLSEQDVLEVCDDYDRERNEYFFDRHSEAFGFIMLYVRHGHLRFVPHMCELSFYNEMIYWGLEGSHLDYCCQRRLDDRMSETYTYYAAEEPNGGPEGKGRRPPGAEGRKWLERMRRTFEEPTSSVAAQVLATVSILFVIVSMVVLCASTLPEWRAPENRSVEEQSRYTAESVREPSGIIEAICIGWFTAECIVRFIVSKNKCEFVRRPLNIIDLLAITPYYISVLMTVFTGENSQLQRAGVTLRVLRMMRIFWVIKLARHFIGLQTLGLTLKRCYREMVMLLVFICVAMAIFSALSQLLENGLDLGTKNKDYASIPAACWWVIISMTTVGYGDMCPITVPGRILGGICVVSGIVLLALPITFIYHSFVQCYHELKFRSARYSRSLSAEFLN from the exons ATGAACTTTGGCCGCGGTCCCTCGGTGGTGTTGAACGTCGGGGGCACCCGGTACTCCTTCTCCCGGGAGGTGCTGAAGGATTTCCCGCTGCGCCGGGTGAGCCGCCTGCACGGCTGCCTCTCGGAGCAGGACGTTCTGGAGGTGTGCGACGACTACGACCGGGAACGGAACGAGTACTTCTTCGACAGGCACTCGGAGGCCTTCGGCTTCATCATGCTGTACGTCCGGCACGGCCACCTGCGCTTCGTGCCGCACATGTGCGAGCTCTCCTTCTACAACGAGATGATCTACTGGGGGCTGGAAGGCTCCCACCTCGACTACTGCTGCCAGCGCCGCCTCGACGACCGCATGTCCGAGACGTACACCTACTACGCGGCGGAGGAGCCGAATGGTGGCCCCGAGGGCAAGGGCCGGCGGCCACCGGGAGCCGAGGGCAGGAAGTGGCTcgagaggatgaggaggactTTTGAGGAGCCCACGTCTTCCGTGGCCGCCCAGGTCCTGGCCACCGTCTCCATCCTTTTCGTCATTGTGTCCATGGTGGTGCTGTGCGCCAGCACCCTGCCCGAGTGGCGGGCGCCGGAGAATCGCAGcgtggaggagcagagcaggtaCACAGCAGAGTCAGTGAGGGAGCCCTCAGG GATAATTGAAGCTATCTGCATAGGCTGGTTCACTGCAGAATGTATTGTGAGGTTCATCGTCTCCAAAAACAAGTGTGAGTTTGTCAGAAGACCTCTCAACATCATTGATTTGCTGGCAATTACTCCTTACTACATCTCTGTTCTAATGACAGTTTTCACAGGGGAAAATTCACAGCTTCAGAGGGCTGGAGTCACCTTGAGGGTCTTAAGAATGATGAGAATCTTTTGGGTGATTAAACTGGCCCGTCATTTCATTGGCCTTCAAACACTTGGTCTGACTCTGAAGCGTTGTTACAGAGAGATGGTGATGCTACTTGTCTTTATCTGTGTTGCTATGGCAATTTTCAGTGCACTTTCACAGCTTCTTGAAAATGGGCTGGACTTGGGAACAAAGAATAAGGATTATgccagcattcctgctgcttGTTGGTGGGTGATCATCTCGATGACCACAGTTGGTTACGGTGACATGTGTCCCATCACTGTACCAGGAAGGATTCTTGGAGGAATTTGTGTGGTTAGTGGCATCGTTTTATTAGCCCTGCCAATCACTTTCATTTATCACAGCTTTGTGCAATGCTACCATGAGCTCAAGTTCCGATCTGCTAGGTACAGTAGAAGCCTCTCTGCTGAATTCTTAAATTGA